A window from Salvia miltiorrhiza cultivar Shanhuang (shh) chromosome 2, IMPLAD_Smil_shh, whole genome shotgun sequence encodes these proteins:
- the LOC131008605 gene encoding peptidyl-prolyl cis-trans isomerase FKBP17-2, chloroplastic-like, with protein sequence MASFFSSPSPPFLSLPKTRANNYYTTSQSPSPPQSNPPPKPPTQHLSSNSVEPPPPSAAEQRPAPRTAADSTDWIASTLTRRFGIGAGLAWVAFLAVGVVSEQIKTRLEVSREEATTRDVEKEEEVVLRNGIRYYELRVGGGSSPRTGDLVVMNVKGSVQGSGEVFVDTFKSRAIALVLGSRPYGGGICEGLEYALRDMKAGGKRRVIVPPNLGFGEGGADLGEALQIPPSATLEYVVELQKVSIAPA encoded by the exons ATGGCTTCGTTCTTTTCGTCTCCGTCTCCGCCATTTCTATCACTCCCCAAAACAAGAGCCAACAACTACTATACAACTTCTCAATCGCCATCTCCGCCGCAATCTAACCCGCCTCCAAAGCCACCAACTCAGCACCTCAGTTCAAACTCAGtagagccgccgccgccttctgcCGCCGAGCAAAGGCCTGCGCCCAGAACTGCTGCAGACTCCACTGACTGGATTGCTTCCACCTTGACGAGGCGGTTCGGCATCGGCGCCGGTCTAGCATGGGTTGCTTTCCTCGCTGTTGGAGTCGTTTCTGAACAAATCAAGACTCGACTGGAAGTTTCTCGAGAAGAAGCAACCACAAG GGATGTTGAGAAGGAAGAAGAGGTCGTACTGCGAAACGGCATAAG gTATTATGAATTGAGAGTGGGAGGCGGTTCTTCTCCACGAACGGGCGACTTGGTGGTGATGAATGTGAAGGGAAGCGTGCAAGGCAGCGGAGAGGTGTTTGTGGACACATTTAAGAGTAGGGCTATAGCTCTTGTGTTGGGGTCAAGGCCTTATGGTGGAGGAATATGTGAAGGTCTGGAATATGCATTGAGAGATATGAAAGCAGGTGGGAAAAGGAGAGTGATTGTTCCACCAAATCTAGGGTTTGGAGAAGGAGGTGCTGATTTGGGTGAAGCTCTCCAGATTCCTCCATCAGCCACCCTTGAATATGTTGTGGAGCTTCAGAAAGTTTCTATTGCACCAGCCTGA
- the LOC131008606 gene encoding uncharacterized protein LOC131008606 isoform X1: MASTPCTNLYSNNNTLCTNRSIFVVGLLTCPFQEPRTRPAQLFCKERICSQNFSHGLSPCLKRSSFSSMSKKLISTIPRCSGSSNSSGDKDETSNSEKTPFGYSRKDVILIGVGLTAAGIGLKSGLEYIGVDPLQAGNVVQLVLVLGLTIGWISTYIFRVSNKEMTYAQQLRDYEDKVMQVKLYQHTKFFLFLVSHQFSFFMTMKTKSCRKDWRL, from the exons ATGGCTTCCACGCCATGTACAAATCTTTATAGCAACAACAACACACTTTGCACAAACAGGTCGATTTTTGTTGTTGGTTTATTAACATGTCCATTTCAGGAACCGAGAACAAGACCTGCTCAGCTTTTCTGCAAAG AAAGGATCTGTTCTCAAAACTTCTCACATGGACTTTCACCTTGCCTGAAGAGATCTTCTTTTTCCTCAATGTCGAAGAAATTAATTTCTACAATCCCCAGATGCAGTGGTTCTTCAAACTCAAGTGGTGATAAGGATGAAACCTCAAACTCTGAGAAG ACACCTTTTGGATATTCAAGGAAGGATGTTATACTCATAGGAGTTGGGCTTACTGCTGCTGGCATTGGCTTGAAAAGTGGATTGGAG TATATTGGAGTTGATCCCTTACAGGCTGGCAATGTTGTTCAGTTAGTTCTGGTCTTAGGTCTTACAATAGGATGGATTTCAACATATATCTTCAGAGTCTCAAACAAGGAAATGACATATGCCCAACAGCTACGTGACTATGAGGACAAAGTCATGCAGGTGAAGTTATATCAACACACTAAGTTCTTTTTGTTTTTGGTGTCCCATCAATTTTCATTCTTTATGACTATGAAGACAAAGTCATGCAG AAAAGATTGGAGACTCTAA
- the LOC131008565 gene encoding lysine-specific demethylase REF6 yields the protein MAVEASVAGNIEVPPWLKSMAVAPEYHPTLAEFQDPIAYIFKIEKEASKYGICKIVPPVPAAPRKTVVSNLNKSLVARSESGPTFTTRQQQIGFCPRKHRPVQKPVWQSGERYTLAEFEVKARNFEKNYLKKYAKKVLSALDIETLYWNAMVDKPLSVEYANDMPGSAFVAHKSGGGKKNEGAMTVGETEWNMRRLSRENLSLLRFMKEEIPGVTSPMVYVAMMFSWFAWHVEDHDLHSMNYLHLGSGKTWYGVPKEAAVAFEEVIREHGYGGEINPLVTFATLGEKTTVMSPEVLLNAGVPCCRLVQNAGEFVVTFPRAYHSGFSHGFNCGEAANIATPEWLRVAKEAAIRRAAINCPPMVSHFQLLYDLALSLCSRVPKSIAMEPRSSRLKDRKRGEGEMLIKEQFFQDMIQNNDMLSALGKGSSIVLLPQNALSYSFRSSMMVGFQSTTQSKLFPSLCSPDLELRSTGLDSHDESTLDRKQGPKQARGSVVNKRTFSSLFGIDIPSPAPHAEQSYSEPKKASQCQQGLFSCVTCGILCFACVAIVQPMESTAQYLMSADCSILNNLGESDNDPNHIMDANTNLSLALMHRNTQIGLSADQLQYVDKGNVDFTSDSKAHNEPSSLGLLALTYGDSLDSEEEDCEVNLPAEGCGTSKSNDLRNGDASKNTEAKVNCRKEISDEFDTNNSSTIEPNSLTHRFSRHQTEPQLDIPDSLSCKAVGTPRTGLAPRQPTTMPFTSRLDEDSSRLHVFCLQHAMQVQKRLSQVGGVDVFLVCHPDYPKLESQAKKVAEELNNDYTWNEVPFREATDEDEEIIQRALESENAIHGNGDWAVKMGLNLFYSANLSRSPLYSKQMHYNSVIYNAFGRSSSTDSSTSESELEGKGLGRQKKIIVAGKWCGKVWMSNQAHPLLVNKDSQEQEQESAIASWTKPDVKYVRRSERSSLTAGILSAVRKTSRKKASNAESCSFVEEKSLEAEKSDKTRGFYCHKKIKRKQESRILKEENPEAQNEDESSEESQLRHGTKRLKTENFEDEDDSLEEYPLSKSWKQIKSKQRARQREKETPEAAKDQKNSKKEESNSHNVVDEMEGGPSTRLRKRSEKPCKASGARSTKPKPVVKKQTTKKSPAGSKVPVSSNKGKTRDEEAEHACDMEGCTMSFCSKQELALHKKNICPVKGCGKKFFSHKYLVQHRRVHMEDRPLKCPWKGCKMTFKWAWARTEHIRVHTGARPYVCTEAGCGQTFRFVSDFSRHKRKTGHAPKKAR from the exons ATGGCTGTGGAGGCGAGTGTTGCTGGGAATATTGAGGTacctccatggctgaaatcgatgGCGGTGGCCCCAGAGTACCACCCGACTCTCGCTGAGTTTCAAGATCCAATTGCTTACATTTTTAAGATTGAGAAAGAGGCCTCCAAGTATGGTATCTGCAAGATAGTTCCTCCTGTGCCTGCTGCTCCCAGGAAAACTGTGGTTTCCAATTTGAACAAATCCCTCGTTGCTCGCTCTGAATCCGGCCCCACTTTCACCACACGGCAGCAGCAGATCGGCTTCTGCCCGAGGAAGCACCGCCCCGTGCAGAAACCCGTGTGGCAGAGTGGGGAGAGGTACACCCTTGCTGAATTCGAGGTCAAGGCCAGGAATTTCGAGAAGAATTATCTTAAAAAGTACGCGAAGAAGGTGCTGAGTGCTTTGGACATAGAGACCCTCTATTGGAATGCCATGGTTGATAAGCCCCTTTCGGTTGAGTACGCCAACGACATGCCTGGGTCGGCATTTGTCGCGCACAAGAGTGGTGGTGGGAAGAAGAATGAGGGCGCGATGACAGTTGGGGAGACTGAGTGGAATATGAGGAGATTGTCGAGGGAGAATTTGTCGTTGCTGAGGTTCATGAAGGAGGAAATACCGGGCGTGACTTCGCCTATGGTTTATGTAGCTATGATGTTTAGTTGGTTTGCCTGGCATGTTGAGGATCATGACTTGCATAGCATGAACTATTTGCATCTTGGCTCCGGGAAGACGTGGTATGGTGTGCCCAAGGAGGCAGCTGTTGCGTTTGAGGAAGTAATTAGGGAGCATGGATATGGTGGAGAGATCAATCCTCTAG TTACTTTTGCTACTCTTGGTGAGAAGACTACGGTCATGTCCCCGGAAGTGCTTCTTAATGCTGGTGTTCCCTGCTGCAG GCTGGTACAAAATGCTGGAGAGTTTGTTGTCACTTTCCCAAGGGCTTATCACTCAGGATTCAGTCACG GATTCAATTGTGGAGAAGCTGCTAATATTGCTACTCCTGAATGGTTGAGGGTTGCAAAAGAAGCTGCAATTCGTAGGGCAGCTATTAATTGTCCCCCAATGGTTTCTCATTTTCAGTTACTCTACGATCTAGCTCTTTCATTATGCTCGAG AGTGCCAAAGAGCATTGCCATGGAACCGAGGAGTTCTCGGTTAAAGGATAGGAAGAGAGGTGAAGGGGAAATGTTGATCAAAGAACAATTTTTTCAGGACATGATACAAAATAATGATATGCTCAGTGCTCTTGGGAAAGGATCATCTATTGTGCTGCTTCCCCAGAATGCTCTGAGTTACTCATTTCGTTCCAGTATGATGGTTGGGTTTCAGTCAACAACCCAATCCAAGTTATTCCCCAGCTTATGCAGTCCCGATCTTGAGTTGAGGAGTACAGGCCTCGATTCTCATGATGAATCTACACTTGACAGGAAGCAGGGCCCAAAACAAGCGAGGGGGTCTGTGGTGAATAAAAGAACATTTTCTTCTTTGTTTGGTATTGACATTCCTTCTCCGGCCCCTCATGCAGAGCAATCATACTCTGAACCAAAGAAAGCTTCTCAATGTCAGCAGGGACTGTTTTCATGCGTTACTTGTGGGATTTTATGTTTTGCATGTGTGGCCATTGTTCAACCGATGGAATCAACTGCACAGTACCTAATGTCAGCTGATTGCAGCATACTTAATAATTTGGGAGAAAGTGATAATGACCCCAATCATATTATGGATGCTAACACAAATCTTTCTTTAG CATTGATGCATAGGAATACCCAAATTGGACTATCTGCTGATCAACTTCAATATGTGGATAAGGGGAATGTGGATTTTACTTCCGATAGTAAGGCTCATAATGAGCCCTCATCACTTGGCTTATTAGCTTTAACATATGGTGATTCCTTGGACTCCGAGGAGGAAGATTGTGAGGTTAATCTTCCCGCTGAAGGCTGTGGAACTAGTAAATCTAACGACTTGAGAAATGGAGATGCTAGTAAGAACACTGAAGCAAAGGTCAACTGCAGGAAGGAAATTTCTGATGAATTCGATACAAACAATTCTTCAACGATTGAGCCAAATTCTTTAACCCATAGGTTTAGTAGACATCAGACAGAACCCCAACTTGACATCCCAGATTCTTTATCTTGTAAAGCTGTAGGAACACCTAGAACTGGTTTAGCACCACGACAGCCCACAACTATGCCTTTCACTTCAAGACTTGATGAAGACTCTTCTCGTTTGCATGTCTTCTGTCTGCAGCATGCTATGCAAGTGCAAAAGCGGCTCAGTCAAGTTGGTGGAGTTGATGTGTTTCTCGTCTGTCATCCGG ACTATCCAAAGTTGGAATCACAGGCTAAGAAAGTTGCAGAAGAACTGAATAATGATTACACCTGGAATGAAGTTCCATTCCGGGAGGCAACAGATGAGGATGAAGAAATTATACAACGAGCTCTAGAAAGTGAGAATGCAATACACGGCAATGGAGACTGGGCTGTGAAAATGGGCCTCAACCTATTCTACAGTGCCAATCTTAGCCGCTCTCCTCTTTACAGCAAGCAAATGCATTACAATTCTGTTATATACAATGCCTTTGGACGCAGTTCGTCAACTGATAGCTCGACGTCTGAGAGTGAGCTGGAAGGCAAGGGTTTAGGCAGGCAAAAGAAGATAATCGTTGCTGGAAAATGGTGTGGAAAAGTGTGGATGTCGAATCAGGCTCATCCACTGCTGGTCAACAAGGATTCACAAGAACAAGAGCAGGAGTCGGCCATTGCTTCCTGGACCAAACCTGATGTGAAATATGTCAGACGGTCAGAACGCAGCAGTCTAACTGCTGGAATATTGTCTGCAGTTCGTAAGACTAGTAGAAAGAAGGCGAGTAATGCTGAAAGCTGCTCATTCGTGGAAGAAAAATCTCTGGAGGCTGAAAAATCAGATAAAACTCGAGGTTTTTATTGCCACAAGAAAATTAAGAGAAAACAGGAATCCAGAATACTGAAAGAAGAGAATCCGGAGGCACAGAATGAAGATGAATCATCTGAAGAATCTCAACTCAGGCATGGCACTAAGCGATTGAAGACAGAGAACTTTGAAGACGAAGATGACTCTTTAGAAGAGTATCCTCTGAGTAAATCTTGGAAGCAGATAAAGAGCAAACAGAGAGCGAGGCAAAGGGAAAAGGAGACTCCTGAAGCTGCGAAAGATCAAAAGAATAGCAAGAAAGAAGAGTCAAACTCACACAACGTAGTAGATGAGATGGAAGGCGGGCCTAGCACACGACTGAGGAAAAGATCTGAAAAACCTTGCAAAGCTTCAGGAGCCAGATCGACCAAACCAAAACCAGTAGTGAAGAAGCAAACAACAAAGAAAAGTCCAGCGGGCAGCAAGGTTCCGGTCAGCTCTAACAAAGGCAAAACGAGGGATGAGGAAGCAGAGCATGCATGCGACATGGAGGGATGCACAATGAGTTTTTGCTCCAAGCAGGAGCTTGCTTTGCATAAGAAGAACATATGCCCTGTGAAGGGATGTGGGAAGAAATTCTTTTCTCACAAGTATCTCGTGCAACACAGACGTGTTCACATGGAGGATCGCCCGCTGAAATGCCCGTGGAAAGGGTGCAAGATGACGTTCAAGTGGGCGTGGGCTCGAACTGAGCATATTCGAGTTCATACAGGGGCTCGTCCGTATGTGTGCACTGAGGCTGGATGTGGTCAGACCTTTCGTTTTGTGTCCGATTTTAGCCGTCACAAGCGCAAGACAGGCCATGCTCCCAAGAAAGCCAGATGA
- the LOC131008598 gene encoding surfeit locus protein 1, producing the protein MSAASICRNLRQRVAHAIPSKRLPHSSLISTSAAAFSTLPQKDQEEIGRSTWSKLLLFIPGAITFGLGTWQIFRRQDKIKLLDYRQSRLAIEPLKGNEIVASTSSTDSLEFRKVQCKGVFDEKKSIYVGPRSRSISGVTENGYYVITPLIPVPGDPESVQSPILVNRGWVPRSWRDKALDSLEDEPPMSSTPTSTQESSTTSWRHLWSAKRKGLEEHVPSVIPVEVIGVIRGSEKPSNFVPSNDPNAAQWFYVDVPALARACGLPERTLYIEEINEHINPRSPYPIQKDHNMLIRTSRMPQDHLNYVFTWYTLSAAVTFMAIQRLKPRKSRR; encoded by the exons ATGTCAGCGGCTTCCATCTGTAGGAATCTTCGGCAGCGCGTAGCTCACGCAATCCCGTCAAAGAGGCTCCCACACTCATCCCTAATCTCGACGTCTGCAGCTGCCTTCTCCACTCTTCCTCAAAAAGACCAAG agGAAATTGGCAGGTCGACATGGTCAAAGCTGTTGCTTTTCATACCGGGAGCCATCACTTTTGGCCTTGGCACTTGGCAAATCTTCAGAAGACAAGACAAG ATAAAGTTGCTTGATTACAGGCAGAGTAGACTTGCAATTGAACCTCTTAAGGGCAATGAGATTGTGGCTTCTACTTCGAGCACGGATTCACTGGAGTTTAGGAAAGTGCAGTGCAAAGGGGTTTTTGATGAAAAGAAGTCTATCTACGTAGGCCCACGTTCCAGGAGCATTTCTGGTGTGACTGAAAACGGATACTATGTAATAACTCCTCTTATTCCAGTCCCTGGTGATCCTGAAAG TGTACAGTCGCCTATACTGGTAAATAGAGGATGGGTTCCGCGGAGTTGGAGGGACAAGGCTTTAGATTCTTTAGAAGATGAACCTCCGATGAGTAGCACGCCCACCTCAACTCAAGAGAGTTCTACAACTTCCTGGCGACATTTGTGGTCTGCTAAGCGTAAAGGTCTTGAG GAGCATGTTCCATCTGTCATCCCTGTTGAAGTCATTGGTGTTATACGTGGCAGTGAGAAGCCGAGTAATTTTGTTCCCTCAAATGATCCTAATGCCGCCCAGTGGTTTTATGTGGATGTTCCAGCACTTGCTCGTGCTTGTGGACTTCCAGAAAGAACACTCTATATTGAAGAGATCAATGAACATATTAATCCCAGAAGTCCATATCCCATACAAAAGGATCATAATATGCTAATTCGAACCTCTAGGATGCCGCAGGACCATCTTAATTACGTATTCACATG GTACACTCTTTCAGCTGCAGTAACTTTCATGGCTATTCAGAGACTTAAGCCAAGAAAGAGCAGAAGATAG
- the LOC131008606 gene encoding uncharacterized protein LOC131008606 isoform X2: MASTPCTNLYSNNNTLCTNRSIFVVGLLTCPFQEPRTRPAQLFCKERICSQNFSHGLSPCLKRSSFSSMSKKLISTIPRCSGSSNSSGDKDETSNSEKTPFGYSRKDVILIGVGLTAAGIGLKSGLEYIGVDPLQAGNVVQLVLVLGLTIGWISTYIFRVSNKEMTYAQQLRDYEDKVMQKRLETLTEAEIEALLEQVEEEKQRLAGGEQVK, translated from the exons ATGGCTTCCACGCCATGTACAAATCTTTATAGCAACAACAACACACTTTGCACAAACAGGTCGATTTTTGTTGTTGGTTTATTAACATGTCCATTTCAGGAACCGAGAACAAGACCTGCTCAGCTTTTCTGCAAAG AAAGGATCTGTTCTCAAAACTTCTCACATGGACTTTCACCTTGCCTGAAGAGATCTTCTTTTTCCTCAATGTCGAAGAAATTAATTTCTACAATCCCCAGATGCAGTGGTTCTTCAAACTCAAGTGGTGATAAGGATGAAACCTCAAACTCTGAGAAG ACACCTTTTGGATATTCAAGGAAGGATGTTATACTCATAGGAGTTGGGCTTACTGCTGCTGGCATTGGCTTGAAAAGTGGATTGGAG TATATTGGAGTTGATCCCTTACAGGCTGGCAATGTTGTTCAGTTAGTTCTGGTCTTAGGTCTTACAATAGGATGGATTTCAACATATATCTTCAGAGTCTCAAACAAGGAAATGACATATGCCCAACAGCTACGTGACTATGAGGACAAAGTCATGCAG AAAAGATTGGAGACTCTAACAGAGGCAGAGATAGAAGCATTGCTTGAACAGGTTGAGGAAGAAAAGCAGCGGTTGGCAGGGGGCGAGCAAGTGAAATAG